TCTACTTGTTTTCCTACTCGTCCTCGGAATCTTTTAACTTTACCTTTTTGATTGAGTGAATTCACTCGCACTGGTGTAACATCAAAATACTTTTTGAAAACCTCTTTAAGTGAGTTTTTTGTAACTCTCTTAGAAGTTTTAACTGTATAAACATTATTCTCTTGAAGAGAAAATGTCTTATCTGTATAGATGATAGCTTTAATATCAGTAATATCTGCTGTCATGCTTAACCCTCTTTTGTAACTTTTTCCCAAACAGCTTTTTCAACAACAACTGCTTGATACCTACTAGCTGTGAAACCATTGAGTTCATCGCTCTCAACATATTCACACTTTGGAAGGTTTCTAAATGCTAAAGTCTCTTTTTCTCCGAGAGAATCAGAAACAACTAATGCACTTTTTGACTCTAAATTTGCAAATTTTGCAAAAGCATCTTTTGTTTTACCACTTTCAACTTTTACAGAATCAACTACAAAGAGTTTTCCGTTTTCAGCAAGTTCGTTTAATGCAAGTCTCATTGCAAGAACTTGTTGCTTTTTATTCACTTTTTGAGTGTAGTTTCTTTTAGTTGGACCAAAAGCAACACCACCACCTACGAATACTGGGCTTCTTCTTGAACCTGCTCTAGCTCCACCTCGACCTTTTTGCGCCCATGGTTTTTTACCACCACCGCTCACTTGAGTTCGAGTTTTTGATCTAGCTGTATTTGCTCTTAATGCAGCATGATATGCTTTTACATAAAGATACAAGTTGTGCGGATTAATCTCTTTCCAGTCTGTAGGAAGCTCTAAAGTTTCAGATGTCTTCTCGAAATTCTCATTTAAAACAACAACTGCCATTACTTAACTACCTTTAATCTACCAAATCTACCGTTTGCACCAGATACAGAACCTTTTAAAACTAAAATGTTTTGCTCTTTGTCAAAAGATACGATCTCATTTTTTACAGAATTTTTAGTGTTTCCATATTGTCCAGGCATTTTTTGACCAGGTTGAACTCGTCCAGGCCATTCAGCATTACCGATAGAACCAACTCTTCTGTGGAATCGGCTACCATGAGTTTTTGGACCACCAGCAAATCCATGTCTTTTAATTACACCCGAGAAACCTCGACCTTTTGTATTAAAAGATGCTTGAACAACTGTTGCACTCTCGAGTGGAGTTAAGTCTAAATCTCCAGCTTCACCGTTTGCAACTTTTGAAAGTGTTGTAAATCTGTTGAAATCTTTAGGTAAGTCAAATTTCTTTTGCTGACCTTCGATTGGCTTGTTGTTCTTTTTACCTTGAGCATAAGAAACAAGTGCCGAACCGTTTTCGTTGATTTCACAAACTTTTGCTTCAACAACTCTAACAAGTGTTACAGGGATACTTGGAACACCTACTGTTCTACTCATTCCGATTTTTTCTACAATAAATTCCATCTAAATAACCTCTTACTTATCCATTGATCGAACTTCAACATCAACTTCAGGAGCTAAGTCAAGTTTCATTAGTGAATCTACTGTTTCGGGAGTTGCAGAAACAATATCAACCATTCGCGCGTGGCTTCTGATTTCAAATTGTTCTCGAGAATCTTTATTTACGTGTGGAGATTTAAGAACAGTGTATTTTCTAATCTTCGTTGGAAGAAGAATAGGTCCATGAATGGAAGCACCTGTTCGTTTTACCGCTTCTACAATTGAAGCTACCGATCGATCAAGAATACGATGATCGTATGCTTTTAATTTAAGTCTAATTTTTTCCATAGAGACTTTTATACCTTGAAAAGAACTCACTGGTGATTTAAAAAATCCCAGCCATTTGTGTGGGCGGTATTGTAGAAAAATAGACCCCTTTTTTACAACTCGTTTAAGCTAAATTTAAACATCAGTATCCTTTTTATAAGGACAAAGTGGCTTAAGAAAACTGCTTAAAATTGGCTTAAAATCACTTGCTAAGTGCCGAAAAAACGAAATATCTAAATTTAAGGAAAAATCGAAAAATGCCACACCCCCCTCACTCATTTTTTTGCAAGTTTCATTTAAGAATATAAGTGAGGTGCATGACGAAAAAAAGGGCTATTTTTTTGTGAAATTTTTAAGATTTAAATCTTTTTTTGGAGGAATCTGTCAAGAATTATTTTTGCTGAAAGAGAGTCGATTCTTCCATCTCGTTTTTCTCTAATTTCACCTCGCATCATCTCTTTTGCTTCGAAACTAGAAAAATCTTCATCAAAATAGATAACTTCGCCATAAAAATCGAGGAGGGAGACAAAATGGGAGAATCTCCGAAACATCTCATCGCTGTTTCCACCATTTGGCAAACCAACAACAATTTTTTCGCATTTCCACTCTTTTAGAACAGCGGAAACTTCTCTACTCGCCTGTTTTCTATTTTTTCTTTCAACTGCTTTTAGAGGAGTTGCAAAATTTCCATTTGCGACTGCTATACCAATTCGCTTTAAACCAATGTCAAGAGAGAGTATTGTCAATTTCTAAAAATCCTGTCATTGCATTTGAGAGTCCCATTTTTGAAAAGTTTTTCACTTCCGAAAAAGGAATATCTCTCTCAAAGACTTTTCCGCTTCTTAAAAGTTTCTCTCGATAAGTTCCTTTTAGGAGAGGCTTTTTTGGAGTGATCCATTTTTCTGACAAATCATCAAAAAAATATATATTTGCAATTGAAGTATCAGTAATGAAATTTTTCCGAACAATTACAATCTCCTCTTTCTCCTTTTTCAGTAAATCAATATCTTCACGATTCAAAGATTTCAAATCGTAATTAATCTCTTCACAAAACACAGGAGTAAATTCTTTTGGAATTCGTAATTTATAAGGGATAAATTCAACTTTCTCAATTTTTTTATAATATATGACTCGGCAACGAAAAATACCTTTCTCTGGAGGTGTTGGAAGTGCTAGGAGTAAATCAGGAAAACCTAATCTGTTTCGACTCCAATTTACTCTCCATTGATGAAGTTCTAAATTTTGAAAAATTCCATTTTCAACACGAATTGTTTCAAACAGCATAAACTCTACCTCCAATTACTTCAAATTTTCCATCAAGTTCATATTCAAAGACCTCATCGCCAAATTTGT
This is a stretch of genomic DNA from Thiovulum sp. ES. It encodes these proteins:
- a CDS encoding ribosomal protein L23 (PFAM: Ribosomal protein L23) gives rise to the protein MTADITDIKAIIYTDKTFSLQENNVYTVKTSKRVTKNSLKEVFKKYFDVTPVRVNSLNQKGKVKRFRGRVGKQV
- a CDS encoding 50S ribosomal protein L4, bacterial/organelle (PFAM: Ribosomal protein L4/L1 family~TIGRFAM: 50S ribosomal protein L4, bacterial/organelle), translating into MAVVVLNENFEKTSETLELPTDWKEINPHNLYLYVKAYHAALRANTARSKTRTQVSGGGKKPWAQKGRGGARAGSRRSPVFVGGGVAFGPTKRNYTQKVNKKQQVLAMRLALNELAENGKLFVVDSVKVESGKTKDAFAKFANLESKSALVVSDSLGEKETLAFRNLPKCEYVESDELNGFTASRYQAVVVEKAVWEKVTKEG
- a CDS encoding 50S ribosomal protein L3, bacterial (PFAM: Ribosomal protein L3~TIGRFAM: 50S ribosomal protein L3, bacterial) produces the protein MEFIVEKIGMSRTVGVPSIPVTLVRVVEAKVCEINENGSALVSYAQGKKNNKPIEGQQKKFDLPKDFNRFTTLSKVANGEAGDLDLTPLESATVVQASFNTKGRGFSGVIKRHGFAGGPKTHGSRFHRRVGSIGNAEWPGRVQPGQKMPGQYGNTKNSVKNEIVSFDKEQNILVLKGSVSGANGRFGRLKVVK
- a CDS encoding ribosomal protein S10, bacterial/organelle (PFAM: Ribosomal protein S10p/S20e~TIGRFAM: ribosomal protein S10, bacterial/organelle) → MEKIRLKLKAYDHRILDRSVASIVEAVKRTGASIHGPILLPTKIRKYTVLKSPHVNKDSREQFEIRSHARMVDIVSATPETVDSLMKLDLAPEVDVEVRSMDK
- a CDS encoding RNAse H-fold protein YqgF (PFAM: Uncharacterised protein family (UPF0081)~TIGRFAM: RNAse H-fold protein YqgF), whose translation is MTILSLDIGLKRIGIAVANGNFATPLKAVERKNRKQASREVSAVLKEWKCEKIVVGLPNGGNSDEMFRRFSHFVSLLDFYGEVIYFDEDFSSFEAKEMMRGEIREKRDGRIDSLSAKIILDRFLQKKI
- a CDS encoding branched-chain amino acid aminotransferase/4-amino-4-deoxychorismate lyase (PFAM: Aminotransferase class IV), with the protein product MLFETIRVENGIFQNLELHQWRVNWSRNRLGFPDLLLALPTPPEKGIFRCRVIYYKKIEKVEFIPYKLRIPKEFTPVFCEEINYDLKSLNREDIDLLKKEKEEIVIVRKNFITDTSIANIYFFDDLSEKWITPKKPLLKGTYREKLLRSGKVFERDIPFSEVKNFSKMGLSNAMTGFLEIDNTLS